In Plasmodium malariae genome assembly, chromosome: 11, the following proteins share a genomic window:
- the PmUG01_11028500 gene encoding DNA helicase, putative, translating into MEVFNFGKYNGKTFQEVFEKHKSYVTWVKNLDKPTGSLIQFKNYILQREGESNETDNMIDINLNSEQHSSNNNTHENNTNCSNYYERAGCKYISSADKSRNGNYNNNCSSRSKSNGKNNHIINHNINGNSNSNSNCKSNENNNGNDNRNSISRNNGSNSNLSGVNGCSEGEKIVGKMNSSEYRNYEQNIMKEINDLYNQKEEKVELDIVVAFEIFSGDSFKIVQKDNNSNRKFINFKNFVSKELFKILSEFNPTIKKVNNNSCITFESDKYEYVLNNLKEKCTILGGVQTIPNFLLKCFKNYSKFSEPKKISEITANILTNTLCAYTKEHYDKLDVLIGEKLNVELKNFQREGVYFGLKKNGRVLIGDEMGLGKTLQALALMAFYHKEWPFIVVCPSSIRFQWKDQALRWLSHLIHEEHICVVKSGKAEIPRHCKMIIISYELITKNDKYQNKYNCIVCDESHYLKNSFSKRTKAITPIIKNAKRCVLLSGTPALNKPSELYEQVSSIIPNLFNYNEFCERYCFKDKNIYTRKIEYVGCKHTEELHLFLTNTIMIRRLKKDVLKELPEKLRSKIPVEIPPKELGEILNYYKKLETKKNINIDDFDDIHLSNLNNSNSGNGADDENISISHLFKMTGYAKVKAIKEYISYLIDADIKFLLFCHHKLVMDEIDQFLKEKKTIFIRVDGLTPIEKREIYIKSFQNDENVKIALLSLTACGIGLNLTAANTVVFGELYWVPGQIIQAEDRAHRIGTSHENVNIHYLIAQNTIDEIVWKIINRKWNTLTTALNGMEDSLNVKEVNKFDKFMLDLTNDTNKSYPTSLVNTPKVRRRSSEYKPFDSTNQNKKDRDIRDFFKSSDKSVEKLSVTKSTKKRLHETPTNDCSSSSTSPNLLSKKYKTELL; encoded by the coding sequence atggaggtttttaattttggaaaatataATGGAAAGACTTTTCAAGAAGTTTTTGAAAAACACAAGTCATATGTTACATGGGTTAAAAATCTAGATAAACCTACTGGTTCATTAATTCAATTTAAAAACTATATACTACAAAGAGAAGGGGAAAGTAATGAAACTGATAATATGATTGATATTAATCTTAACAGTGAGCAACATTCAAGCAATAATAATACGCatgaaaataatactaaCTGTAGTAACTACTACGAAAGGGCGGGTTGTAAATACATCTCCTCCGCTGATAAAAGCAGGAATGGAAACTACAACAATAATTGTAGCAGTCGTAGTAAGAGTAACGGTAAGAATAATCATATCATTAACCATAACATTAATggtaatagtaacagtaacagtaattGTAAGAGTAATGAAAACAATAATGGGAATGATAATAGGAATAGTATCAGTAGGAATAATGGCAGTAATAGTAATCTCAGTGGTGTTAATGGGTGCAGTGAGGGGGAAAAGATTGTAGGCAAGATGAACAGCAGCGAATATAGAAATTATGAGCAGAACATaatgaaagaaataaatgatCTTTATAATCAGAAAGAAGAGAAAGTAGAATTAGATATAGTAGTTgcatttgaaatatttagtGGTGACAGCTTTAAAATTGtacaaaaagataataatagtaatagaaaatttataaattttaaaaattttgtttcaaaagaactctttaaaattttatctgAATTTAATCctactataaaaaaagtgaatAATAACTCTTGTATTACATTTGAATCAGATAAATATGAATAcgttttaaataatttgaaagaAAAGTGTACCATATTAGGGGGTGTACAGACTATTCctaattttttactaaaatgttttaaaaattattctaaattttcagaacctaaaaaaatatcagaAATTACtgcaaatatattaacgaatactttatgtgcatatacaaAAGAACATTATGACAAATTAGATGTGTTAATAGGTGAAAAGTTAAAtgtagaattaaaaaattttcaaagaGAAGGTGTTTATTttggattaaaaaaaaatggaagagTATTAATAGGTGATGAAATGGGGTTAGGAAAAACATTGCAGGCATTAGCTTTGATGGCTTTCTATCATAAAGAATGGCCATTTATTGTCGTATGTCCCTCTTCTATCCGATTTCAATGGAAAGATCAAGCTTTAAGATGGCTATCTCATTTAATACATGAAGAACATATATGTGTTGTTAAAAGTGGAAAAGCTGAAATACCACGTCATTGTAAGATGATCATAATTTCATATGAATTAATAAcgaaaaatgataaatatcaAAACAAGTATAACTGCATAGTTTGTGATGAATCtcattatttgaaaaattctttttcGAAAAGAACAAAAGCAATAACAcctattataaaaaatgctaAAAGGTGTGTTTTATTGTCAGGTACTCCTGCATTAAACAAACCCTCTGAGTTGTATGAACAGGTGTCAAGTATAATTCCAAACCTGTTTAATTATAATGAGTTTTGTGAAAGATATTGTTTTAaagacaaaaatatatatacgagGAAAATTGAATATGTGGGATGTAAACATACTGAagaattacatttatttttaaccaATACAATTATGATACgaagattaaaaaaagatgtattaaaagaattaccTGAAAAATTAAGGTCCAAAATTCCTGTAGAAATACCACCCAAAGAATTAggagaaattttaaattactacaaaaaattagaaacaaagaaaaatatcaATATAGATGATTTTGATGATATACATCTATCAAACTTAAACAATTCCAATTCGGGTAATGGTGCAgatgatgaaaatatatcCATATCTCATTTGTTTAAGATGACTGGATATGCTAAAGTTAAAgcaataaaagaatatatttccTATTTAATTGATGCtgatattaaatttttactattttgtcATCATAAACTAGTAATGGATGAAATAGATCaatttttaaaggaaaaaaaaaccaTATTCATACGAGTGGATGGATTAACACCaatagaaaaaagagaaatttatattaaaagttttcaaaatgatgaaaatgtgAAAATCGCATTATTATCTCTAACCGCATGTGGAATAGGTTTAAATTTAACAGCAGCTAATACTGTAGTATTTGGTGAGTTGTATTGGGTACCTGGTCAAATTATACAAGCAGAAGATCGAGCACATAGAATAGGTACATCTCATGAAAATGTGAATATTCATTATCTAATTGCACAAAATACTATTGATGAAATTGTatggaaaattattaacagaAAATGGAATACTTTAACTACTGCACTAAATGGTATGGAGGATTCCCTAAATGTAAAGgaagtaaataaatttgaTAAGTTTATGTTAGATTTAACAAATGATACAAATAAATCATATCCAACTTCATTAGTTAATACCCCCAAGGTTAGAAGAAGATCATCTGAATATAAACCATTTGATAGTacaaatcaaaataaaaaggatagAGATATAAGGGACTTCTTCAAGTCTAGTGATAAGTCTGTAGAAAAATTAAGCGTTACAAAATCTACCAAAAAAAGGTTACACGAAACACCTACAAATGACTGTTCTTCAAGTAGTACCTCTCCAAACCTTTTAAGCAAGAAGTATAAAACAGAGCTACTTTGA
- the PmUG01_11028400 gene encoding conserved Plasmodium protein, unknown function, giving the protein MPKFNFFPKVNFLAYIKRINIKYNPCGSYNDNCRTLIHHIEAEQKKDKFLNLEYKLELIDYNEEPLIEIEMQNSKVFKFNPENYNLSEIQRVIDANQQQLHQNFMKTNLLENHERSF; this is encoded by the exons atgcctaaatttaactttttcCCTAAAGTAAATTTTCTggcatatataaaaagaattaacataaaatataatccTTGTGGTTCCTACAATGATAATTGCCGAACATTAATTCATCATATTGAAGCAGAGCAGAAAAAAGACAAATTTCTTAATTTAGAATATAAATTAGAGCTAATCGA TTATAATGAGGAGCCTCTGATTGAAATCGAAATGCAAAACTCCAAAGTTTTCAA GTTTAATCCAGAGAACTATAACTTGTCAGAAATTCAAAGAGTAATCGATGCTAACCAACAACAgc tacatcaaaattttatgaagACCAATTTGCTGGAAAATCACGAACGCTCTTTTTAa
- the PmUG01_11028200 gene encoding T-complex protein 1, delta subunit, putative — protein sequence MAEVAKSKHTENLNRNEKQSDVRQMNILAAKAVADVTRTSLGPKGMDKMIEDGKGGVIITNDGATILKEMAVAHPTAKMIVELSKAQDVEAGDGTTSVVVMCGSLLNVCKSLLDKNIHCQKISESFFEASVKSEEILRNMSIPIDLNDKNILIQNAITSLNSKVVSHNSSLLAPIAVDVILKITDINKDRNVDLNNIRIVKKLGGTIEDTEIVDGLIFTSNKISKRAHGIKNLSEAKIGLIQFCLSLPKTDMDNTVVVKDYNSMDKLLREERLIIGKMIKKIASTGCNLLLIQKSILRDAVNDLALDFLAKAKIMVIKDIEREDIEFISKTCNCVPIASLDYFTPDKLGYAESVVTESIGYGEIVKITGVESKNTISVLLRASNNLMLDEAERSLHDALCVVRSLIKEKAILPGGAAPEMELSQKLYQWANTLKGSKQICVKAFSDALELIPYTLAENAGLSPLHIVTELRNKHAEGHKYYGINIRTGTISNMIDENVIQPLLVTSTAIKLATETVMMILKIDDTVICR from the exons ATGGCCGAAGTAGCAA AGAGTAAGCACACAGAGAACTTAAATAGAAATGAGAAGCAAAGTGACGTAAGgcaaatgaatattttagcAGCTAAAGCCGTTGCAGATGTAACGAGAACAAGTCTAGGGCCTAAAGGAATGGATAAAATG ataGAGGACGGAAAAGGCGGTGTCATAATCACAAATGATGGAGCTACCATTTTGAAAGAAATGGCAGTTGCACACCCAACGGCAAAAATGATTGTTGAGCTTAGTAAGGCTCAAGATGTAGAAGCAGGGGATGGTACAACGTCAGTTGTAGTAATGTGTGGGTCGTTATTGAATGTATGTAAATCACTTTTAGATAAGAATATTCATTGTCAAAAAATATCAGAAAGTTTTTTTGAAGCATCAGTAAAAAGCGAAGAAATATTAAGGAATATGTCTATACCTATAGacttaaatgataaaaacattttaatacaAAATGCAATAACATCATTAAATTCAAAAGTGGTTTCGCATAATTCATCTTTATTAGCACCAATAGCTGTTGAtgtgatattaaaaattacagaTATTAATAAAGATAGAAATGTTGACTTGAATAATATAAGGATTGTCAAAAAGTTAGGAGGCACTATTGAAGATACTGAAATAGTAGATGGACTAATTTTTacaagtaataaaataagtaaaagagcacatggaataaaaaatttatcagaAGCAAAAATTGGATTAATTCAATTCTGTTTGTCCTTACCTAAAACAGATATGGACAACACCGTTGTTGTAAAGGATTATAATAGTATGGATAAATTATTAAGAGAAGAAAGATTAATAATAGGTaagatgataaaaaaaatagctagCACAGgatgtaatttattattaatacaaaaaagtatattacgTGATGCAGTAAATGATTTAGCTTTAGATTTTTTAGCCAAAGCTAAAATTATGGTTATAAAAGATATAGAAAGAGAAGATATAGAATTTATATCAAAAACTTGTAATTGTGTACCAATAGCTAGCTTAGACTATTTTACTCCAGATAAATTAGGTTATGCAGAAAGTGTTGTTACAGAATCTATTGGATATGGTGAAATTGTGAAAATTACAGGAGTAGAATCAAAAAATACTATTTCTGTATTATTAAGAGCATCTAACAATTTGATGTTAGATGAAGCAGAGAGGTCATTACATGATGCATTATGTGTCGTTAGAAGTTTAATTAAAGAGAAGGCTATACTACCAGGTGGTGCAGCACCAGAAATGGAACTCTCTCAGAAATTATATCAGTGGGCTAATACATTAAAAGGTTCTAAACAAATATGTGTTAAAGCTTTTTCAGATGCCTTAGAATTAATACCATATACCTTGGCTGAAAATGCAGGTTTATCACCTCTTCATATAGTAACAGAATTGAGGAACAAACATGCAGAAggacataaatattatggaaTAAACATTAGAACAGGTACCATCTCAAACATGATTGATGAAAATGTTATTCAGCCTCTGCTAGTTACGTCAACCGCAATTAAGCTGGCAACAGAAACGGTTATGATGATTCTTAAAATTGACGATACTGTCATTTGTAGGTGA
- the UTP21 gene encoding U3 small nucleolar RNA-associated protein 21, putative produces the protein MKVQKDPCIPLKLSDVFSPEKPSESKCNGRQLDKTNKEKFKKKSWSILNKYKITEFNKSEKNDIRIRNKIFVENRINKEIGGQSSDDRRIELCDRNNGDSYDHSEKVKTKVETENRNNALKDCKKRKVYKKSNLLIANGTTGIIVHNGIMCLSMKGIQPFIVSSVKKSFCIYDMHKLRKAFISDYYSEDIKNLYFAKNCVYVVFNKKVYRVNETGGRKVFFSNDHKYNIIDIFVVTDYLLTYSKKEIILWDDQCNDDEAFSVSNSCSEDSSQEDGHGDRDKDVERDGDKVGDRDDDEVGERDGNKDGERDSDKVGEQDNDKHIEEKGDDRKNENASEQCTGNGKLSCQGDGQDGTWASNKSCKEGKELIGKNSVKKNNDYVFKCILLFDDNSDVEIKCIYHPDGYINKVIILTNENKLYLYNINKEKIIHEYVSINKVNFNKGKFIKLMSGTLKREELYVVTSNNELYIINIEKDEIVYSKNIHMNDDTITCVSFFNYKHNGEEICAVLLGTEHGKILMINSKSIQYFILRNVHDHVKNILISPQGYIYTAGYDNTINLLNVNKSTFTLDIIKKRNSCIGIINNIKYIDDEHFKLLVSANIPDKKEGNLFIICPHNPEQNKEFSWNKRINILDKTIIDFDINTNRHYDWNNILICLNKLDRVYLASSYRKTVANEYLLLPSNIMNKQQKQMKSKNFINNADNNGVLKDDACEDNNFIDEHNDDTEEYKIYDEHNSFDYNINLKKIYKYATSVLISTCGHIGIVGYSDGEIHSFNMQSTTYRNEYKLNKYSFKSKAHTDGLILKLYLYGVNYFVSASNSREDTCLRVWNIYTSELTYSYNVRSEYINSCSSNSIGGNGLVNTSSNSDEVSEDIYISSFYHFSILTVVCLSNKHILIVDIEQKCITRKFRFSFSVTYVTFSKDNRLIFFALNNHTLLIYEIISNTFVDYLLFKNDIISMIYNDMYLHTAHKNNYNFLNSFTNKNLFNNNKNNYFVNDYKLINAIPIEDFSDTDDNYFYKCTNLKELINMKNNDIDNTYNNTLCLNEQNNDKDASLNEKGGNNYTHLIQSYTSREKQINKNLLTMSGFNMSKIAYIIFLDKIKEKCKVEENVKRNEQIPFFLTAKLEKNIEYVDNKEKEFLENITKNVFNKREQIEDQEAEEEKHDEATEKVNNRNVVRKRQIFNRYKPPMPLSKLQEILAKNEFSYINVLKYLKSLSPSGVHFNILSLSSKEELENMMNFFIYHVKTNDNIDLIQAYILIFLKAHGRRLIKIKEKNLRNTTNVLLQEIQGSWSNINFLFENIIFFIKFLTNIQLE, from the exons atgaaagtgcAAAAGGATCCGTGTATTCCCTTAAAACTGAGCGATGTATTTTCCCCAGAGAAACCTAGTGAATCCAAGTGCAATGGTAGGCAATTAGACAAAacaaataaggaaaaattcaaaaagaaATCATGGAGCATACtgaataaatacaaaataacagaatttaataaaagtgAAAAGAATGACATACGTAtaagaaacaaaatattcGTTGAAAACAGAATAAATAAAGAGATAGGAGGACAGTCAAGTGATGATAGAAGAATAGAATTGTGTGATAGGAATAATGGAGACAGTTATGACCATAGTGAAAAAGTTAAAACAAAGGTAGAAAcagaaaatagaaataatgcTTTAAAAgattgtaaaaaaagaaaggtatataaaaaaagtaatttattaatagcCAATGGAACAACAGGTATAATTGTTCATAATGGAATAATGTGTTTATCTATGAAAGGAATTCAACCATTTATTGTATCAAGTGTTAAGAAatctttttgtatatatgatatGCATAAGTTGAGAAAAGCATTTATTTCAGATTATTATTCAgaagatattaaaaatttatattttgccaAGAATTGTGTTTATGtagtttttaataaaaaagtatatagaGTCAATGAAACTGGAGGTAGAAAAGTTTTCTTTTCAAATGatcataaatataacatCATTGACATTTTTGTTGTTACGGATTACTTATTAACATAtagcaaaaaagaaataattttatgggATGACCAATGTAATGATGATGAAGCTTTTTCTGTGAGCAATTCATGCAGTGAGGATTCATCCCAGGAGGATGGACACGGAGATAGAGATAAAGATGTGGAGAGAGATGGCGATAAG GTAGGAGATCGAGATGACGATGAAGTAGGAGAACGGGATGGCAATAAAGATGGAGAGAGAGATAGCGATAAGGTAGGAGAGCAAGATAACGATAAGCATATAGAGGAAAAAGGGGATgatagaaaaaatgaaaatgcaTCTGAACAGTGCACCGGTAATGGAAAATTAAGCTGTCAGGGTGATGGTCAAGACGGTACATGGGCTTCAAACAAATCATGCaaagaaggaaaagaatTGATTGGAAAAAATAGTGTGAAAAAGAACAATGATTATGTATTCAAATGCATTTTACTGTTCGATGACAATTCCGATGTtgaaattaaatgtatttatcaTCCAGATGGATACATAAATAAAGTGATCATACTAACAAAtgagaataaattatatttatataatattaataaagagaaaattaTACATGAATATGTATCAATAAATAAGGTAAACTTTAATAAAGGTAAGTTCATCAAATTAATGTCAGGAACattaaaaagagaagaacTTTATGTTGTTACATCAAATAATGAACTTTACATTATCAATATTGAAAAGGATGAAATagtatattcaaaaaatatacatatgaatgaTGATACCATAACTTGTGttagtttttttaattataaacataATGGTGAAGAAATTTGTGCTGTTCTTCTTGGGACAGAACATGGGAAAATACTTATGATTAACTCAAAAAGtattcaatattttattttaagaaatgtACATGatcatgtaaaaaatattttaatatctcCACaagggtatatatatactgctGGCTATGATAATACGATTAATTTACTAAACGTTAATAAAAGTACATTTACATTAGATATTATAAAGAAGAGAAATAGTTGTATTGGtattattaacaatattaaatatatagatgaCGAACATTTCAAATTATTAGTATCAGCAAATATACcagataaaaaagaaggaaactTATTTATCATATGTCCACATAACcctgaacaaaataaagaattttcatggaataaaagaataaacatTTTGGATAAAACTATAATCGATTTTGACATAAACACAAACAGACATTATGATtggaataatattttaatttgccTAAACAAGTTAGATCGTGTGTATTTAGCATCTTCATATAGAAAAACTGTAGCAAATGAGTACTTATTATTACCCTCgaatattatgaacaagCAGCAGAAGCAAATgaaatcaaaaaattttattaacaatgCTGATAATAATGGTGTTTTAAAGGATGACGCATGCGAAGATAACAATTTTATAGACGAGCATAATGATGATACAgaggaatataaaatatatgatgaaCATAACTCTTTTGATTATAATAtcaacttaaaaaaaatatataaatatgcgaCAAGTGTATTAATATCAACCTGTGGACATATAGGTATTGTTGGTTACAGCGATGGAGAAATTCATTCCTTTAATATGCAATCAACAACATATAGAAATGAGTATAAACTAAATAAGTACTCATTTAAATCTAAGGCACATACAGATGGACTTATACTGAAATTGTATTTGTATGGTGTCAATTACTTCGTATCTGCTTCAAACAGCAGGGAGGATACCTGCCTCAGGGTTTGGAACATATACACTAGTGAACTCACATATTCTTACAATGTTAGAAGTGAGTACATTAACAGttgtagtagtaatagtatCGGAGGTAATGGCCTTGTCAATACCAGTAGTAACAGCGACGAGGTCAGTGAAGATATTTACATTTCCTCTTTCTATCATTTTAGCATCCTTACCGTTGTGTGTTTATCGAATAAGCACATATTGATTGTGGATATTGAGCAAAAGTGCATTACGAGAAAATTTCGCTTTTCCTTTTCAGTTACTTACGTTACCTTTAGTAAAGATAATAGATTAATATTCTTTGCTTTAAATAATCATAccttattaatatatgaaataatatcaAATACTTTTGttgattatttattatttaaaaacgaTATTATTTCAATGATTTACAATGACATGTATTTACACACAGcacataaaaataactataattttttaaattcttttacgaataaaaatttatttaataataataaaaataactacTTTGTTAAtgattataaattaattaatgcAATACCGATAGAAGATTTCTCAGATACCGACgacaattatttttacaagtgtacaaatttaaaagaactaATTAATATGAAGAATAATGACATAGACAACACGTATAATAACACTTTATGTCTGAATGAACAAAACAATGATAAAGATGCatcattaaatgaaaaaggggGAAATAATTATACGCATTTAATTCAGTCATATACGTCTagagaaaaacaaattaataaaaatttattaacaatGTCAGGATTTAATATGTCAAAaattgcatatattatatttttagataaaattaaggaaaaatgtaaagttgaagaaaatgtaaaaagaaatgaacAAATCCCATTTTTTCTCACAGCCAagttagaaaaaaatatagaatatgtagataataaggaaaaagaatTCTTAGAAAATATcacaaaaaatgtttttaataaaagagaACAAATAGAGGACCAAGAAGCTGAAGAAGAGAAACATGACGAAGCAACAGAAAAAGTGAACAACAGAAATGTTGTGAGAAAAAgacaaatttttaataggTATAAACCCCCCATGCCTTTATCTAAACTTCAGGAAATTCTGGCGAAGAACGAGTTCTCTTACATCA acgTTCTGAAGTATCTCAAGAGTTTATCTCCGTCGGGTGTGCATTTTAACATCCTGTCTTTAAGTTCAAAGGAAGAG CTGGAAAATATGAtgaatttctttatttatcatGTCAAGACGAATGATAATATAGATTTAATTCAGgcgtatattttaatattcctAAAA gCTCACGGAAGAAGattaatcaaaataaaagaaaaaaatttaaggaaCACTACCAATGTGTTACTTCAGGAAATTCAAGGAAGCTGGTcgaatattaattttttatttgaaaatataattttttttatcaagtTTTTGACAAATATACAATTAGAATAA